In Nostoc sp. UHCC 0926, a single genomic region encodes these proteins:
- a CDS encoding DUF3038 domain-containing protein — protein MLKVMHSAANSATPNSQWEDLIKLPAPNTVQWDNIKTQLDLVLLALETLTGIGSEAMLSAATDLNLESRVPDRVALWRLRQSNPLRKGQGGRKKLDVEEARSLVLIICYLAKQHQELIRRAVGLLEQMAENNREPHQAALLGDYIDAFCNTYQERMEEDEQISTDLLTNLALKLLVDLLFYSASGGHRRLWLALIDRSTKF, from the coding sequence ATGCTAAAAGTTATGCACTCGGCCGCCAACTCAGCCACTCCAAATTCCCAGTGGGAGGATTTAATCAAGCTTCCAGCCCCAAACACAGTTCAATGGGACAATATCAAAACCCAATTAGACTTGGTGCTGTTGGCGCTAGAAACCTTAACTGGCATTGGTTCAGAGGCTATGCTTTCGGCGGCAACTGATCTGAATTTAGAGTCAAGAGTGCCAGACCGCGTAGCTTTATGGCGACTGCGCCAATCAAATCCTCTACGCAAAGGTCAAGGAGGGCGAAAAAAGCTAGATGTAGAAGAAGCGCGATCGCTTGTTCTGATCATCTGCTATTTAGCCAAACAGCACCAGGAATTGATTCGCCGCGCTGTCGGTCTGTTGGAACAAATGGCAGAAAATAACCGGGAACCTCACCAGGCTGCTTTACTTGGAGATTATATTGATGCTTTTTGCAACACCTACCAAGAGCGGATGGAAGAGGACGAGCAAATCTCAACGGATTTACTTACCAACCTGGCACTCAAACTGCTTGTAGATTTACTTTTTTACAGTGCTTCTGGTGGGCATCGCCGTCTCTGGCTAGCACTTATAGACCGTTCTACAAAATTT
- a CDS encoding molybdate ABC transporter substrate-binding protein yields the protein MKKHFFAFSLIACAVGVTLPTQAFAVKLYAAGSLRDSLTEVAESFNDKYGIPVETRFGPSGLTREFIEQEFSKTGKSADVFASADIDNPQTLFKEGLSEPVVNFTSNRMTAIVRSGLGITSDNLLDFLLKPEIKLGTSTPVADPSGTYAWQIFDKANQITPGSSQILKDKALQLVGGNPNAPIVPNGKNNLVYFLEETKQADIFLAYYTSGKTAQATKGGDNLQIVELPEYLATKADYGLTTLKNADPDGEKLAEYILSQEGQQILTKYGFSAPSTSVPEHQGAGGILLAVGVAFILNKKQVLLKKQLIKIVNGDAEQGRHNLFE from the coding sequence ATGAAAAAGCATTTTTTTGCCTTTTCACTGATAGCTTGTGCTGTCGGTGTGACTCTGCCAACTCAGGCATTCGCGGTTAAGCTATACGCTGCTGGTAGTTTGCGAGATAGCCTCACAGAAGTAGCTGAATCTTTTAACGATAAATATGGGATTCCAGTAGAAACGAGATTTGGCCCGTCTGGTTTAACACGAGAATTTATAGAACAAGAATTCTCCAAAACTGGAAAATCCGCAGATGTTTTTGCTAGTGCAGATATTGATAACCCTCAGACATTGTTTAAAGAAGGTTTAAGTGAACCTGTAGTGAACTTTACTAGCAACCGCATGACTGCTATTGTCAGATCAGGACTTGGTATTACATCAGATAATTTGTTAGACTTTTTGCTAAAACCCGAAATAAAGTTGGGAACTTCGACGCCTGTGGCAGATCCATCTGGTACTTATGCATGGCAAATATTTGACAAGGCTAATCAGATTACACCTGGTAGCTCTCAAATTCTGAAGGATAAAGCTTTGCAGTTAGTAGGTGGTAATCCTAATGCTCCTATAGTTCCTAATGGCAAAAATAATTTAGTCTATTTTCTAGAAGAAACAAAACAAGCAGATATCTTTTTAGCTTATTACACCAGTGGGAAGACTGCCCAAGCAACAAAAGGTGGTGACAATCTGCAAATAGTAGAGTTACCCGAATATTTAGCAACAAAAGCTGATTATGGATTGACTACACTGAAAAACGCCGATCCTGATGGGGAAAAATTAGCTGAATATATCCTGTCACAAGAAGGGCAACAAATTTTGACAAAGTATGGATTTAGCGCCCCCTCTACTTCTGTTCCCGAACATCAGGGTGCGGGTGGAATTTTACTGGCTGTAGGTGTAGCTTTTATCCTGAATAAAAAACAAGTATTGCTCAAAAAGCAATTAATCAAAATTGTTAACGGAGATGCAGAACAAGGGCGTCACAACCTTTTTGAGTAG
- a CDS encoding Uma2 family endonuclease, producing MLLELNQLIVKAGHQLLIKDVSWSAYKRILAELGDNRSSRIGYSQGVLEIMAPLPEHEVAKVIIGDLVKVLLEELDLEFWSLGSTTFDKESMNAGVEPDDCFYIQNEARIRGKDRINLETDPPPDLAIEIDITSRTRFNNYQALRVPELWRWNGSKLEINVLFDGKYIESNTSSIFPNIPIFQAIPEYLMQSKSNGRNATMKAFRAWIRQKISSPI from the coding sequence ATGTTACTTGAACTCAATCAACTAATTGTTAAAGCCGGTCATCAGTTGTTGATTAAAGATGTCTCCTGGTCGGCATACAAACGTATTTTAGCGGAATTGGGAGACAATCGTAGTTCTCGCATAGGTTACAGTCAAGGGGTGTTGGAAATAATGGCTCCATTACCAGAGCATGAAGTAGCTAAAGTTATTATTGGCGACTTGGTAAAAGTTTTATTAGAAGAACTTGATCTGGAATTTTGGAGTTTGGGTTCTACGACTTTTGATAAGGAAAGTATGAATGCTGGGGTAGAACCCGATGATTGTTTCTATATCCAAAATGAAGCTAGAATTAGGGGCAAAGATAGAATCAATTTAGAAACCGACCCGCCTCCAGATTTGGCTATTGAAATTGATATTACCTCCCGGACTCGTTTTAATAATTATCAAGCTTTAAGAGTACCGGAACTGTGGCGATGGAATGGAAGTAAGTTAGAAATCAACGTGCTGTTCGATGGTAAATATATAGAATCAAATACCAGTTCTATTTTTCCCAATATCCCAATTTTCCAAGCGATTCCCGAATATTTGATGCAGAGTAAAAGCAATGGCAGAAATGCGACAATGAAAGCATTTCGTGCGTGGATAAGACAGAAAATTAGTAGCCCGATTTAA
- a CDS encoding endonuclease MutS2 has protein sequence MIQSETLELLEWHRLCQHLATFAATKLGATAARHLKIPDSQSQSEQLLKQTKEIYQLETRLTTGLSFEGIQDIGDSLERAERSGILTGDELLAIATTLAGVRNLRRVIDNQEDLPILTELVADLRTYPELEQEIHRCIDERAQVTDRASQKLGEIRTDLRRLRSQITQKLQNILQAKSGAVQEQLITQRSDRFVIPVKAPQKDAIPGIVHDTSTSGATLYVEPNSIVPLGNQLRQIIRREQAEEEAVRRALTELVAAVKPDLERLLAIATTLDLATARSRYSYWLGANPPRFIQREDSEIITLRNLRHPLLVWQQQHEQGQPVVPVDLLISPQIRVVTITGPNTGGKTVTLKTLGLAALMAKVGLFVPAREPVEIPWFDQVLADIGDEQSLQQSLSTFSGHIRRISRILEALGSGEAEGELPTSNSALVLLDEVGAGTDPVEGSALAIALLQYLANHAQLTIATTHFGELKALKYEDDRFENASVEFDESTLSPTYRLLWGIPGRSNALAIALRLGLKPEVVEEAKTQVGEATDEVNQVIAGLEAQRRRQETKAAEAQSLLQQAERLYKEVSAKAASLEERESSLRASQEIAVKQAIAQAKGEIAQVIRRLQKGTPTAQEAQQATNALNQIGQQYQPATPAKPKVGFMPKIGDRVRVPKLGQIADVITAPNEDGELSVRFGLMKMTVKLQDVESLDGQKAEPIVKPKPAPAVVTPPPQSVPEIRTSQNTIDLRGKRVADAEYILDKAISEATGPVWIIHGYGTGKLRQGVHAFLQQHSRVNNYEPAEQADGGTGVTVAHIK, from the coding sequence TTGATCCAATCTGAAACCTTAGAACTATTAGAATGGCATCGCCTCTGCCAGCACCTTGCCACCTTTGCGGCAACTAAGCTGGGGGCGACAGCTGCGCGTCATCTGAAAATACCTGATTCTCAGTCCCAAAGCGAACAGTTGTTAAAGCAAACCAAAGAAATTTACCAACTGGAAACTCGCCTCACCACGGGACTGTCATTTGAGGGAATTCAAGATATTGGCGATTCCCTAGAACGGGCAGAACGCAGCGGAATTTTGACAGGGGATGAACTGTTAGCGATCGCCACCACCCTCGCTGGTGTCAGAAATTTGCGCCGTGTGATTGACAATCAGGAAGATTTGCCGATACTGACTGAGTTAGTTGCCGATTTGCGGACTTATCCAGAACTAGAACAGGAAATTCACCGTTGTATTGATGAACGGGCCCAGGTAACTGACCGCGCCAGTCAAAAACTGGGAGAAATTCGCACAGACTTGCGGCGATTACGCAGCCAAATTACTCAAAAGCTGCAAAATATCTTACAAGCAAAATCTGGAGCAGTTCAAGAACAGCTAATTACCCAACGCAGCGATCGCTTTGTAATCCCGGTAAAAGCACCTCAAAAAGATGCCATCCCCGGTATTGTCCACGATACCTCTACCAGTGGTGCCACGCTCTATGTGGAACCAAATTCTATCGTGCCTCTGGGCAACCAACTGCGGCAGATCATCAGGAGAGAGCAAGCCGAAGAAGAAGCGGTTCGCCGTGCTTTGACCGAACTTGTAGCCGCAGTTAAACCAGATTTGGAGAGGTTGTTAGCGATCGCTACCACTTTGGATCTGGCAACCGCTAGATCACGATATAGTTACTGGCTAGGAGCGAATCCCCCACGATTTATCCAGCGGGAAGACAGTGAAATCATTACCTTACGGAATTTACGGCATCCTCTGTTAGTGTGGCAACAACAGCACGAACAAGGGCAACCAGTAGTTCCTGTAGACTTATTGATTAGTCCGCAAATTCGGGTAGTTACAATTACCGGGCCAAATACTGGCGGTAAAACTGTAACCTTAAAAACTTTGGGATTAGCAGCATTGATGGCCAAAGTGGGTTTATTTGTCCCCGCCCGCGAACCAGTGGAAATACCTTGGTTTGATCAGGTGCTGGCAGATATTGGCGATGAACAATCCTTACAGCAAAGTTTATCCACATTCTCTGGTCATATTCGCCGGATTAGTCGGATTTTAGAAGCATTGGGGAGTGGGGAAGCAGAGGGGGAACTTCCTACTTCTAACTCAGCACTCGTTTTACTCGATGAAGTCGGCGCAGGAACCGATCCAGTTGAAGGTAGTGCTTTAGCGATCGCCTTGTTGCAATATCTAGCCAACCATGCCCAGCTAACGATCGCCACCACTCACTTCGGGGAACTAAAAGCCCTGAAATACGAAGACGATCGGTTTGAAAATGCCTCTGTAGAATTTGACGAAAGCACTCTGTCGCCTACTTACCGTCTGCTGTGGGGGATACCCGGACGTTCTAACGCCTTAGCAATTGCCCTACGTTTGGGATTGAAGCCAGAAGTGGTAGAAGAGGCAAAAACTCAAGTGGGAGAGGCCACAGATGAAGTTAATCAGGTGATTGCTGGGTTAGAAGCACAACGCCGCCGTCAGGAAACCAAAGCTGCCGAAGCCCAAAGTTTGTTGCAGCAAGCAGAACGTTTATACAAAGAAGTATCCGCAAAAGCCGCAAGTTTGGAGGAAAGGGAAAGCAGTTTGCGGGCTTCACAGGAAATAGCAGTAAAACAAGCGATCGCTCAGGCAAAAGGTGAAATTGCCCAAGTGATTCGCCGCTTGCAGAAAGGTACGCCCACAGCCCAAGAAGCCCAGCAAGCCACCAATGCTTTGAATCAAATTGGTCAGCAATATCAGCCAGCAACGCCAGCAAAACCAAAAGTTGGGTTTATGCCCAAAATAGGCGATCGCGTCCGTGTTCCAAAACTGGGACAGATCGCGGATGTGATCACAGCCCCTAATGAAGATGGGGAGTTAAGCGTTCGGTTTGGGCTAATGAAGATGACTGTGAAGTTGCAAGACGTAGAATCTTTAGATGGTCAAAAAGCGGAACCAATCGTCAAACCCAAACCAGCCCCAGCAGTAGTAACACCACCACCGCAAAGTGTCCCAGAAATTCGGACTTCCCAAAATACTATCGATTTGCGTGGTAAACGGGTGGCTGATGCCGAATACATTTTAGATAAAGCCATCTCGGAAGCTACAGGCCCAGTCTGGATTATTCACGGGTACGGCACTGGGAAACTGCGACAAGGAGTTCACGCCTTTTTGCAACAGCATTCCAGAGTGAACAACTACGAACCAGCAGAACAAGCAGATGGTGGCACTGGTGTTACCGTAGCTCACATCAAATAA
- a CDS encoding DUF2288 domain-containing protein, whose product MSDLRAELTEILDEAEWEWLIPHVQRDAVILVAPDLNLLDVGVAIASDNIPSVEQWIDQQLITKPTTVQVGEWNGDRSKRFNTLIVQPYVLVKEIVSA is encoded by the coding sequence ATGTCGGATTTAAGAGCAGAATTAACAGAAATTTTGGATGAAGCAGAGTGGGAGTGGCTAATTCCTCATGTACAACGAGATGCAGTAATTTTGGTGGCACCTGATTTAAACTTGCTGGATGTTGGAGTAGCGATCGCTAGTGATAACATTCCATCAGTGGAACAGTGGATTGATCAGCAATTAATTACCAAACCCACGACAGTACAAGTGGGAGAATGGAATGGCGATCGCAGTAAGCGATTTAATACCCTCATTGTTCAGCCTTACGTTTTGGTGAAGGAAATAGTCTCTGCTTAA
- a CDS encoding AI-2E family transporter yields MSGFEAKNFWERLNNLALVRFLLLVASGWAIVQLLAYFEAVIVIFTFAAILAFLLSYPVEWLRRFLPHSVAVGVVFLLSIVIIGSLIITVGLTVLSQGQQLIDSITGFVNSFIPVLERLEGFLQNRNLQIDLSFIQEQLRNQAVSSLVTSLAVLQGFMTNFLTFILIAVVAFFMLLDGDKLWSFIIKIVPKERRNRFTNIIRRSFLGFFRGQLLLSAFLTITTFLVFLILKVPFALILSVIIGIVDIIPGIGATLAVSTVTIFVLSQGVWLALKVLIACIVLQQIQDNLIAPRIMQNALNLNPVVVFFALLVGARVAGLLGVFTSIPIAGVIVSLFEIDEMKSEV; encoded by the coding sequence ATGAGCGGCTTTGAAGCCAAGAATTTTTGGGAGCGATTAAATAATCTGGCGTTAGTCCGCTTTTTGCTTTTAGTTGCTTCTGGCTGGGCAATTGTACAGCTTTTAGCCTACTTTGAAGCGGTCATTGTTATTTTTACATTTGCGGCAATTTTGGCTTTTTTACTCAGCTATCCTGTAGAATGGCTGCGGCGTTTTTTGCCCCACAGTGTAGCTGTTGGTGTAGTTTTCTTGCTCAGTATTGTAATTATTGGCAGTCTGATAATTACTGTGGGCTTAACGGTTTTATCTCAAGGACAACAATTAATTGACAGTATAACTGGCTTTGTAAATTCTTTTATACCTGTATTAGAGCGACTAGAAGGGTTTTTACAAAACCGGAATTTGCAGATAGATTTAAGTTTTATTCAAGAACAATTACGAAACCAAGCTGTATCTAGTCTGGTTACTAGCTTGGCTGTTTTACAAGGATTCATGACTAATTTTCTTACTTTTATATTGATTGCTGTTGTGGCTTTTTTTATGTTACTAGATGGAGACAAGCTGTGGAGTTTTATCATAAAAATAGTACCAAAAGAGCGCCGCAATAGATTTACAAATATAATTAGACGCTCATTTCTGGGATTTTTTAGAGGTCAGTTGTTATTAAGTGCATTTCTCACAATTACGACTTTTCTAGTTTTCTTAATATTAAAAGTACCTTTTGCTTTGATCTTGTCAGTGATCATCGGAATTGTTGATATCATTCCTGGTATAGGAGCAACATTAGCAGTAAGCACAGTAACTATATTTGTCTTGTCTCAAGGTGTTTGGTTAGCGTTGAAAGTCTTGATAGCTTGTATTGTTCTTCAGCAAATACAAGACAACTTGATTGCGCCTCGAATTATGCAAAATGCGCTGAATCTTAATCCTGTAGTGGTGTTTTTTGCTTTGCTAGTAGGCGCTAGAGTAGCAGGATTATTAGGTGTTTTTACATCTATTCCGATCGCTGGAGTAATTGTATCTTTATTTGAAATTGATGAAATGAAATCAGAAGTTTAG
- a CDS encoding lysophospholipid acyltransferase family protein, whose product MDKNREPFISLALYHAFKWSVVSPMLHAYFRGQIYGAENVPQSGPLLVVSNHASYFDPPIVSNCVRRPVAYMAKEELFNIPILAQAIKLYGAYPVSRGNTDRNAIRSALEYLNNGWAIGVFLQGTRTPDGRITDPKRGALLLAAKAKAPILPVSVWGTERILEKGSSRPRAVPITVRIGNLIDAPNSTNKEELEALTQKCATVINQMHDLGR is encoded by the coding sequence GTGGACAAAAACCGCGAACCGTTTATCAGTCTGGCACTTTACCACGCCTTTAAATGGTCGGTCGTCAGCCCCATGCTTCACGCTTACTTTCGGGGCCAGATTTATGGTGCGGAAAATGTCCCCCAATCAGGGCCGCTACTGGTAGTGAGTAATCACGCTAGTTACTTTGACCCGCCAATTGTCTCCAACTGTGTGCGTCGTCCAGTGGCGTACATGGCTAAGGAAGAGTTATTCAATATCCCCATTTTGGCGCAAGCGATTAAATTGTACGGTGCTTACCCGGTGAGTCGGGGAAATACCGATCGCAATGCCATCCGTTCTGCCCTAGAATATCTCAATAACGGTTGGGCTATCGGTGTTTTCTTACAAGGTACTCGCACCCCAGATGGTCGAATTACAGACCCAAAAAGAGGTGCATTGCTGCTGGCGGCGAAAGCAAAAGCCCCAATATTGCCGGTGAGTGTCTGGGGTACTGAGAGGATTTTAGAAAAAGGATCGTCCCGACCTCGCGCAGTTCCCATCACTGTGAGAATTGGTAACTTGATTGATGCGCCTAATTCTACTAATAAAGAGGAATTGGAAGCGTTGACACAAAAGTGTGCCACGGTAATTAACCAGATGCATGATTTAGGAAGATGA